In Oryza brachyantha chromosome 1, ObraRS2, whole genome shotgun sequence, the following are encoded in one genomic region:
- the LOC102722071 gene encoding ubiquitin-like-specific protease ESD4 gives MGALTDTRKRLSADHRLLPSFPPSPPPPSKKPKLAPLPFSSSLTASLPPSPSLPPNLPSSSSSSSYASAAAAPGPSSAAAASTSYSSGIPSSTPYRHRRLPPPPPLPRPIHGPHRVVRAFRLGSARSRCGGPSPSSPPPWRSLGLEQYVELVNSVAHLPPPSPSSADAPRTRVEVIAVEDAEEGKDDKEEHEEEEVKGRVVVRRTPLYKELYEASSRLRDGKLRTLQFEVRLAEKGRLGLEQLADVLPRFTPKKKEVHEPFAPLMNEDENSVDHALGSRNRRERLVVHESSNIVITREILQCLNETEWLNDEVINLYLELLKERELREPSKFLKCHFFNTFFYKKLITGGYDYKSVRRWTTKRKLGYSLIECDKIFIPIHKEVHWCLAVINIRDKKFQYLDSLGSMDMKALGILARYLVDEVKDKSGQHIDALSWKQEGVKNLPLQENGWDCGMFMLKYIDFYSRDMDLSFGQKHMCYFRRRTAREILNLRAE, from the exons ATGGGCGCGCTCACCGACACCCGCAAGCGCCtctccgccgaccaccgcctcctcccctccttccctccctcgcccccgccgccctccAAGAAGCCCAAGCTCGCGcccctccccttctcctcctccctcaccgCATCCCTTCCTCCCTCGCCGTCGTTGCCCCCTaatctcccctcctcctcctcgtcgtcctcctacGCCTCCGCTGCAGCTGCGCCGGGCccctcctcggccgccgcggcgtccacCTCGTACTCTTCCGGCATCCCCTCCTCCACGCCCTACCGgcaccgccgcctgccgccgccgccgccgctcccgcgccCAATCCACGGGCCACACCGCGTCGTCCGCGCGTTCCGCCTCGGCTCCGCCCGCTCCCGCTGCGGGGGCCCTTccccttcgtcgccgccgccgtggcggtcTCTCGGCCTCGAGCAGTATGTTGAGCTCGTCAACAGCGTCGCCCACCTGCCGCCGCCAAGTCCTTCCTCCGCCGATGCGCCGAGGACGAGGGTGGAGGTGATCGCCGTGGAAGACGCGGAGGAGGGGAAAGACGACAAGGAAGAgcatgaggaggaggaggtaaAGGGTAGGGTTGTGGTGAGGAGGACCCCCCTCTACAAGGAGCTGTACGAGGCATCCAGCCGGCTACGGGATGGCAAGCTCAGGACACTTCAGTTCGAGGTGCGCCTCGCGGAGAagggccgcctcggccttgAGCAGCTTGCTGATGTCCTCCCACGATTCACTCCCAAGAAGAAG GAGGTGCATGAACCTTTTGCCCCTCTTATGAATGAGGATGAGAATAGTGTTGATCATGCTCTTGGCAGTCGTAACAG ACGTGAAAGGCTAGTGGTACATGAATCATCAAATATTGTTATAACAAGAGAGATCTTGCAGTGCTTGAATGAAACAGAGTGGCTAAATGATGAG GTCATAAATTTGTATCTTGAGCTGCTGAAAGAGAGGGAACTGAGAGAACCTAGCAAGTTTTTGAAGTGCCACTTCttcaacacatttttttacaaaaag CTCATTACTGGTGGGTATGATTATAAGTCTGTTAGAAGATGGACAACTAAAAGGAAGTTAGGTTACAGCCTAATTGAATGTGATAAG ATCTTTATTCCTATACACAAGGAAGTACATTGGTGTTTAGCAGTCATAAACATCAGGGACAAAAAGTTTCAATATCTGGATTCTCTTGGCAGCATGGACATGAAGGCTTTGGGAATTCTA GCAAGGTACCTTGTGGATGAGGTGAAAGACAAGAGTGGCCAACATATTGATGCTCTTTCATGGAAGCAAGAGGGTGTAAAAAACCTTCCTTTGCAAGAGAATGG GTGGGACTGTGGCATGTTCATGCTCAAATACATAGACTTCTACAGCAGAGATATGGACCTTAGTTTTGGACAG AAACACATGTGTTACTTCCGGAGGAGAACTGCCAgggaaattttgaatttgaggGCTGAATAA